The Curtobacterium poinsettiae DNA segment GGTCGGCGTGCTTCGGCGAGCCGTCCTCGTTCGTGCCGTACATGCGGTCGAGGCCGGCCTTCACGATGTGGCCGATCTCGTAGCCGTACGCCGGGTCGTACGAGACGACGGCCGGGTTCGTCGTGGCGAGGAGCGGCGAGTGGCCGTCCGCGTGCTGCAGGCCCTCGCCCGTCAGCGTGGTGCGGCCGGCCGTCGCGCCGATCATGAAGCCACGGGTCATCTGGTCGCCGGCGGCCCAGATGGCGTCGCCGGTGCGCTGGAACCCGAACATCGAGTAGAAGACGTAGACCGGGATGAGCGGCTCGCCCTGCGTCGAGTACGAGGTACCGACCGCGGTGAACGCCGCGAGGGCGCCCGCCTCGTTGATGCCGACGTGGATGATCTGGCCCTGCGGGCTCTCCTTGTAGGCCAACAGGAGCTCGCGGTCGACCGACGTGTAGTGCTGGCCGTTCGGGTTGTAGATCTTCGCCGACGGGAAGTAGGCGTCCATGCCGAACGTGCGTGCCTCGTCCGGGATGATCGGGACCACGCGGTCACCGAAGTCGGGCGATCGCAGCAGGTCCTTCAGCAGGCGCGCGAACGCCATGGTGGTGGCGACCTCCTGCTTGCCGGAGCCCTTCTTGACGACCTGGTACTTCGAGTCGTCCGGCAGCGTGAACTGCGTGTACTTCGTGCGGCGTTCCGGCACGTAGCCACCGAGCGCACGACGACGCTCGTGCATGTACTGGATCGCCTCGTCGTCGTTCCCCGGGTGGTAGTACGGCGGCGTGTACGGGTTCTCTTCCAGCTGCGCGTCGGAGATCGGGATGCGCATCTCGTCGCGGAACTGCTTGAGGTTGTCGAGCGTGAGCTTCTTCATCTGGTGGGTCGCGTTGCGGCCCTCGAAGCTCGGGCCGAGGCCGTAGCCCTTGACCGTCTTGGCCAGGATGACGGTCGGCTGGCCCTTGTGCTCGGTCGCGGCCTTGAACGCGGCGTACACCTTGCGGTAGTCGTGGCCACCGCGCTTGAGGTTCCAGATCTGGTCGTCGGTGTAGTCCTCGACGAGCTCGAGCGCCTTCGGGTCGCGCCCGAAGAAGTTCTCGCGCACGTAGGCACCGTTCTCGGCCTTGTACGTCTGGTAGTCGCCGTCCGGCGTCTGGTTCATCAGGTTGAGGAGCGCGCCCTCGGTGTCACGGGCGAGCAGGTCGTCCCACTCGCGGCCCCAGACGACCTTGATGACGTTCCAACCAGCACCGCGGAAGAACGCCTCGAGTTCCTGGATGATCTTGCCGTTGCCACGGACCGGACCGTCGAGTCGCTGCAGGTTGCAGTTGATGACGAAGTTCAGGTTGTCGAGGCCGTCGTTCGCTGCGACCTGGAGCTGCCCGCGGGACTCGACCTCGTCCATCTCGCCGTCGCCCAGGAACGCCCAGACCTGCTGGTCCATGGCGTCCTTGATGCCGCGGTTCGAGAGGTACTTGGCCTGCTGCGCCTGGTAGATCGCGTTGATCGGGCCGATGCCCATCGACACGGTCGGGAACTGCCAGAAGTGCGGCATGAGGCGCGGGTGCGGGTACGAGGACAGGCCGCCGCCGGCGTGCGACTTCTCCTGCCGGAACCCGTCGAGCTGGTCCTCGGAGAGGCGCCCTTCCATGTACGCGCGGGCGTACATGCCGGGGGAGGCGTGGCCCTGGAAGAACACCTGGTCGCCACCGGAGGGGTGGTCCTGCGCGCGGAAGAAGTGGTTGTAGCCGACCTCGTACATCGCGGCGCTCGACGCGTACGTCGAGATGTGCCCGCCGACCGCGATGCCCGGACGCTGTGCGCGGTGCACCGTGATGGCCGCGTTCCAGCGGATCCAGCGGCGGTACCGGCGCTCCAGCTCTTCGTCGCCGGGGAACTCCGGCTCGTTCTCCGGCGCGATGGTGTTCACGTAGTCCGTCGTCGGGACCATCGGCACACCGAGGTGCAGTTCCTTGGACCGCTTGAGCAGGCTCAGCATGATCTCGCGACCGCGCTGGTGTCCGTGGGTCTGGACCAGCCCGTCGAGGGACTCACGCCATTCGGCGGTCTCCTGCGGATCCTGGTCGTTCGCCCCGGTGCTGTACGGGTCCTGGTCGTTCACCGTCACCCTTGACCTCGTTCGTTCTCGTGGTGGTGGACATGGTGGCTCCGGTGGTCGGGTCGCGACCGGCTGGGGCCCCGTCCACTCTAGGCCCCAGGACCGACGCTGATGCTGATGGTGACGTGCAGGTGGACGGGTGCTTGCATTCGCGTGTCGTCGGCGTAGCATGGCCGATCGTGCACACGCGATCCGCGGCGCACGGACCCGACGGGCACACCCCACGCCCGAGGAAGAAGCACACGTAGCGATGGCACTGGAGATCGGCTCACTCGCGCCGGACTTCGAGCTCCCGAACCAGTTCGGTGAGCACGTCCGACTCAGCGACTTCCGCGGCAACCGCCCGGTCGCACTCGTCTTCTTCCCGCTGGCGTTCTCGTCCGGGTGCACGAACGAGCTCTGCACCCTGCAGGACAACATCACGATGTTCCAGGACCAGCGCATCGAGCTCCTCGGCATCTCGGTCGACTCGAAGGCGACGCTCCGGTCGTTCGCCGAGACGAACGGCTACGACTTCGAGCTGCTCGCCGACTTCTGGCCGCACGGCGCGGTCTCGAAGGAGTACGGCGTGTTCCTCGAGCAGAAGGGCTTCGCCACGCGCGCGACCTTCGTCATCGACGTGCAGGGTCGGATCAAGGCCTCGATCATCACCGAGCCCGGCCTGCAGCGCGACGTTGCCGAGTACAGGGCGGCCCTCGACCGGCTCGCCGCCTGCTCGGCACCTGTCCCCGTCGGCTAGCGTTCCGAATCCCTCCTGACGGACGCGTCCGCGTCGACGGTCGGACAGGAGGCCCGGTGCACGCCATCGACACCGACCCACGTGGTCACGGGGTCACCGCTGCTGCGTACGCCCCGTACCCGGTGCGCGTCACGCCCGGCACCTGGGGGCTGACCCGCACGGTCGTGGAGGCCCCGACCGGGCCCGTCGTGGTGCACCACCGCGCCGGCCCGGACCCGCTCCTGCTGCTGCACGGCGTCGCCGGCTCCTGGTCGACGTGGACACCCTTGCTGCACGCCGCACAGGGCGTCGGGGACCGCGGGCTGGTGCTCGTCGACCTGCCCGGCTGGGGGTCCTCGCCGGCGCCGGACGGTCCGCTCGGGCTCGACGCCGTCACGGGTGCCGTGTCGGCGGTCCTCGGCGCGCTGGGTCTCGGCGCGGTCGACGTGGTCGGGCACTCGATGGGCGCGTTCGTCGGGTTGCACCTGGCGGTGGTGGCGCCCGAGCGGGTGCGGTCGCTCGCCCTGGTCTCCGGCACCACGGTCGCGACGGCCGGTGCGGCTCGGCACCCCGTCCGCGCGATCCGCACGCTGCCGGCGTTCACCCTGCTGCGTGCGGGCCTCACGGTGACCGGGGGCGCCGCTCGTCCGCTGCTCCGGGGGATCGCCCGGGTCGGTCTGTTGCCGCTCGTCGCGGCGCCGGTGTTCACGCACGTGCGACGCCTGGACCCGAGCGTGCTCGAGGCCTTCGTCGAGGAACTCCGGCCGGAGCAGTTCACCGAGGCGGCGCGGTCGGCGGCTGCGTACGACGTCGACCGGTGGCGCGCCGTCACCTGCCCGGTGACGGCGATCGCCGGGCGCGACGACGTGTTCGCCCGCGTCTCGGACCTCGAGGCGCTGCGGGTGCTCGTGCCACAGGTCCGGACGGTGTTGCTCGACGACTGCGGGCACT contains these protein-coding regions:
- the aceE gene encoding pyruvate dehydrogenase (acetyl-transferring), homodimeric type, whose product is MTVNDQDPYSTGANDQDPQETAEWRESLDGLVQTHGHQRGREIMLSLLKRSKELHLGVPMVPTTDYVNTIAPENEPEFPGDEELERRYRRWIRWNAAITVHRAQRPGIAVGGHISTYASSAAMYEVGYNHFFRAQDHPSGGDQVFFQGHASPGMYARAYMEGRLSEDQLDGFRQEKSHAGGGLSSYPHPRLMPHFWQFPTVSMGIGPINAIYQAQQAKYLSNRGIKDAMDQQVWAFLGDGEMDEVESRGQLQVAANDGLDNLNFVINCNLQRLDGPVRGNGKIIQELEAFFRGAGWNVIKVVWGREWDDLLARDTEGALLNLMNQTPDGDYQTYKAENGAYVRENFFGRDPKALELVEDYTDDQIWNLKRGGHDYRKVYAAFKAATEHKGQPTVILAKTVKGYGLGPSFEGRNATHQMKKLTLDNLKQFRDEMRIPISDAQLEENPYTPPYYHPGNDDEAIQYMHERRRALGGYVPERRTKYTQFTLPDDSKYQVVKKGSGKQEVATTMAFARLLKDLLRSPDFGDRVVPIIPDEARTFGMDAYFPSAKIYNPNGQHYTSVDRELLLAYKESPQGQIIHVGINEAGALAAFTAVGTSYSTQGEPLIPVYVFYSMFGFQRTGDAIWAAGDQMTRGFMIGATAGRTTLTGEGLQHADGHSPLLATTNPAVVSYDPAYGYEIGHIVKAGLDRMYGTNEDGSPKHADPNVMYYLTVYNEPLVQPAEPEGVDVEGILRGMYLLKPSEHDGPKAQLLASGVAVPWILEAQQLLAEDWGVSADVWSVTSWGELYRDGVAAEQQAFLNPNEPARTPFVTERLLGTEGPVVAVSDFMHLVQEQIRPFVPTDYATLGADGFGFSDTRPAARRFFHIDGPSVVVRTLQQLARQGKVDGALVQQAIDKYRLHDVTAGTTGSAGGES
- a CDS encoding peroxiredoxin, which codes for MALEIGSLAPDFELPNQFGEHVRLSDFRGNRPVALVFFPLAFSSGCTNELCTLQDNITMFQDQRIELLGISVDSKATLRSFAETNGYDFELLADFWPHGAVSKEYGVFLEQKGFATRATFVIDVQGRIKASIITEPGLQRDVAEYRAALDRLAACSAPVPVG
- a CDS encoding alpha/beta fold hydrolase translates to MHAIDTDPRGHGVTAAAYAPYPVRVTPGTWGLTRTVVEAPTGPVVVHHRAGPDPLLLLHGVAGSWSTWTPLLHAAQGVGDRGLVLVDLPGWGSSPAPDGPLGLDAVTGAVSAVLGALGLGAVDVVGHSMGAFVGLHLAVVAPERVRSLALVSGTTVATAGAARHPVRAIRTLPAFTLLRAGLTVTGGAARPLLRGIARVGLLPLVAAPVFTHVRRLDPSVLEAFVEELRPEQFTEAARSAAAYDVDRWRAVTCPVTAIAGRDDVFARVSDLEALRVLVPQVRTVLLDDCGHFAHVERPDAVARELRLR